A stretch of DNA from Triticum dicoccoides isolate Atlit2015 ecotype Zavitan chromosome 2A, WEW_v2.0, whole genome shotgun sequence:
gccttccttgctcttcttcttcttgtcctttttcttctcgctCTTCTCAACTTCCGCACTCTCTGGAGCAACATCATCACCgctttccttgctcttcttcttctttttcttctcgctgGTACCATTCTCCTCATCAGACAGACTGCTCTTCTCCTCCTTCACTGCCTCCGAAACAGCTGATCCTGGTTCTCCcttgtctttctttttcttcttcttcttctcactcTTCTCCCCTTCCACTGCCTCAGTGACCTCCTCCACCTTCATCTTCTTTGCAGGTGTAGAAGCAGTCACATCATCCTCATCAGTCTTCCTCCTTTTCTTCTCCTTGACCTCCTCACTTGGCACCACATCCTGTTGTTCCACCTTCACCTTCTCGGGCTCAGGAGCAGCTGCAAGGCTAGCAATCATCGCATCACCACCAGTAGGAAGCACCACATTTCGAAGCCACTCAGCTGGGGTCTTCTCGGTCGGCTTCCCATGCTTATCAAGGAGGCCCTCGgcgatcatcttcttcttcttaagTGCCACCGGACCAAGTCCCCACTTCCTTGGGTATGTGTCCCTGTCCATCACCACCCTCTTGATCTTCGCCACAGCACCATGGTCACAAGTCGCCATAACAGCAGTGGGCATCTCAGCGATACCAATGGCAATCGCCTCCCCTTTTGTAGTCATGAGAACAACCTCTTCCCCAACATCAATGTCATTCTCAAACCGGAGCAACCCAGGAATCATAAGCTTGGCACCATAGCAGATAGCATTAACAGCAGAGTCCTTCACAACAAGCCTCTTGTAACTGGTAAGAATTACCTCAAGCGGCATCACCACACGCCTTATGTAAGACTCATCCTTGTGGTTGTCAAGTGCCCACATTGCATCCATCACATCGTGCATGGTGACCATGTTGTCCTGCTCTCCGAGGATACCTGACCGGACACGGCGCAGCTCCTGCATATGCGCACCGACACCCAGGAGCAGCCCAAGGTGCACACAGAGCGTCCGGACATAGGTTCCAGCCTCGCAGGAGATCCAGAACACAGCAAGGTGGCGCTCGGCGTCATGCTCCAGCAGCTTGCTCTCATAAATGGTCCGCACCCTGAGCTGGCGCTTGACCGCTGAGATGAGCGGCGGGCGCTGGAACACAGCGCCGGTAAGAGACTCGAGCGCGCGAGCGACCCGGGCCGTGTCTGGGACGGCGGCGTGGAAGCGGGCGATGCACACATACTCCTTACCTGCGCCCTGCTGCGACTTGACGAGGCGTGTGGCGCGGTCGACGCAGACGATGAGGTTGCCGGTGACCTTGGGGTCGAGCGTGCCGCTGTGGCCGGTCTTCTCGACGCGGAGGAGGCGCTTGATCCAGGCAACCACCTCGTGGGAGGAGGGGTTGGACGGCTTGTCGAGGTTGATGACGCCGTACCGCAGATACTCGGCGAGGGGCCGCTTGAGCGGCGAGTGGCCGGAGGGGAGCGGGGTGTAGTGGCCGGTGCGGACGTTGAGGCGGTCGTAGTTCTTGAGGAGGAGCGGCCAGGTGGAGGTGTCGAGGGACGGAACCAGGGCCTGGGGCTTGATCATATAGCCATCAGTCTTGGCCTCGGCGTCCGCCAGCGACGTggtatcggcggcggcggcggcggggtcggggtcggcggaGGCGTCCTTGgatttgctcttctttttcttggatttggtGTGCTCAGAGGCAGGGGACGCGACGGCCGGCGGCGTGGACGACATGGCGGCGGGTGGGGTGGGGGTAGGGGTTAGGGTTTTTGCGGGGACGGGGAGCGGCGCCGTGGCGGCGAGAGGAAGAAGGGGGTTTTAAGGGTAAGGGTTTAGCGGGGTGCGTGGGCTGGGGCGATGGGCTTTGCCATTGGGCCGCCCGGTTAGAAGTCACCAACCTCTGCTCCCTGTATGGAACCTCAAAAGCGGGAGTTCCTATGCGCCGCTCGCTGCGGCGAATTGTCGAGCGGACGCACAGGCGCGACTCCATCTGGGCCGACCCATTAGCGTAATACAGTGAAAGATCCAAAAAAATACTTCTTCTcaaaaaaaatcccaaaaaatactgctcgagggaGGGATCAAACAAAGGACCTCGCGTTGCTCTCGCGCGAGCCTAGCCAACGGGATAGAGAAGCTTTCTTGGTTTTAGTATGGCGCGCGAAGCTACAGGTAATGTAGATCCGAACATTTTGTCAATTTCCGAACGCGGTCATTATTTTGAAAAAAGGTGTTTTTGTATAAAAGCGAACGCTTCTCAAATTTGAGAAGGAAAATAAAAGGctcgaacatttttttaatatgtgaacaatttttttgtaaactgaacacttttttgaaaatcacgaacattttttaatatgTGAACAAAATTTTCTTAAAGGGAACACTTTTTGAAACTCTGACCAAAAATGTGGAAACGTGAATATTTTTGGAatccatgaacaatttttgaacgaAGAATATTTTTTCAAACTCGGAACAAAATATGGAAATGAaaacatttttaaattttttgaacatTCATTGAAAAAGCATTAATATTTTTTATGAAATCAAGAACGTTTTTTAAAACTATGAAATATTCTTAAATAACCAAAAATGAACAGGAGAAAATAAGCAGAAAAACGAAAAAAgaaggtgaacatttttcaaattccaaaacaaattttggatatgtgaacatttttaaaaatttggAAAAAATGGAAACTCCTGAACAAAATTGGAAAATGTAAACATTCTtaaaaatttgtgaacatattttgaaaatccCAAACAAAATTAGAAACAGACACTTTTTTGAAGTTTGCAAACAAATTTTGAAACTACCAAACAAAATTggaaaacacgaacattttcttaaaattgcaaATGAATTTTGAAAGAGGGACCTTTTTTCAATctcctgaacaaaatttgaaaacgtgaacattttggtaaaaaaatggagaatatttgaaAGGTGAACTATTTTTCTAAATATGCAAACATTTTTATAAAAAATGGAGAATtgctttttgaatttgtgaacaaaagataataacaggaacatttttttaacTTCTGAACAtcttttgaatttttaaaaaaaaaCGAAATTctcaagaacaagaaagagaagaaaaaggaattacaacgaaaaggaaaaaaagaagtaaAGAAACAGAAATACGGAAAAAGAAAAGTTTTTTTTAACTCAAACATTTTCTGAAACTACGGAAGAAATTTGAAAACATGAATAATTTTtggaaacacaaacattttttgaaaaacgaGAATTTTTAGAAACTCCCAAATTTTTTTAAATGCaaacttttttataaaaatgtgaaGAATTTTCAAGAAACACGAATATTTTTTAAAACTACTATGATGGAAACAGTGAGAAACATATAGGACAAAGTGTTGCCACATTTTTGTTTGAATCTGTCTAGggaacatctagatgtgccctagttaTTGCACATTTAAATGGCTCGATCAAAtatgaaaaggaaaaaagaaaaatacaTGCACGAATCTTCGGataaaatcaatgacataggaTTTAAATGTGAAatcgatgtgctttagcaaaaccgtTAAACTTTCAATAATGCTAGTCCTACAAAGAATCTACAAATGTTTTATTNNNNNNNNNNNNNNNNNNNNNNNNNNNNNNNNNNNNNNNNNNNNNNNNNNNNNNNNNNNNNNNNNNNNNNNNNNNNNNNNNNNNNNNNNNNNNNNNNNNNNNNNNNNNNNNNNNNNNNNNNNNNNNNNNNNNNNNNNNNNNNNNNNNNNNNNNNNNNNNNNNNNNNNNNNNNNNNNNNNNNNNNNNNATTACTACTCATAATCCTCCACATTAGCTTGCTTTACTCTTGAACTTTTTGTCAAGTAAGGGATGTTACAACATTTGTTACAGAGCTCCCATGTCTTGTTAGTTTTATGTAGTGGCTACGGAATATTTTTTACGAGGTAGCTTAtaaatattcaaatgccattttgtGATTTTTCTCTGAGTTTTCTTAGCTCTTTTGATATTTTATTACGTGTTGTTGTTATCTTTTTGGCCTGTAAATAATCATTCCTTTAATTTTGGGCGGAAATAAGCCGGCCTAGTTGCCACCTTCCTTTCCTCCCTCTCAATCCCCCCGGGCAGCAGCCCTGCCAAGGGGAATTTCCTTTTTCAGGGAAAACATAGCCACTTTATTGCATAATAACTTGGGGTACAATCGTAGTATTGTTAGGTTGCCAAATGTAGAGACCATAATCAAGAGATGACGTGCTTTTTACAAAATTATATGAGCCTGGGTATAGGAAGCTCTGCCCTCATGAATAAATCGGACCTTTGCAACTACAAAGTTCCGACAACAAACTGCAATCTCCTGTCGAATATGGCTATAGATTACTTGCTCTCTTTGTTAATATGTTTGACCACCTATTCAACATCTCATGCAATGATAAGTATCTGTATGTTTAGGTCGGTTGTGAGGGCTAGTCCCTATGAGGGCGCCATTGCTTAGAGTGTTCCGGTGACCATGCACTCCTTGACGATGCAGGCGGATGACCCTAGATAGACACCCTGGTCATCCAGCAGATAATCACCGCCCCTTCCTATTGTTCTTTGCTATACCACCATCAATATTTAATTTAACCATACCTCCGATCGGCGGGATCCATCTGTTAACATaacatgtaatttcaaaaaaaattctacgatcacgcaagatctatctaaaagatgcatagcaacgagatggggagagtgtgtctacgtatcctcgtagaccgaaagcagaagcgttaggttaacgcggctgatgtagtcaaacgtcttcacgatccaactgatccaagtaccgaacgtacggcacctccgtgttcagcacacgttcagctcgatgacgtccctcgagctcttgatccaataGAGGGTCGAAGGAGAGTTCCGaccgcacgacggcgtggtgacggtgatggtgatgtgatctgcgcagggcttcgcctaagcactacgacgctatgactggaggaataaactgtggaggggggcaccgcacacgtctaagagaaatctcggtgtgtctttggggtgccccctgcccacgtatataaaggaggggggagagaggccggcggccaggaggggcaaGCCATggtgggagtcctacttggactNNNNNNNNNNNNNNNNNNNNNNNNNNNNNNNNNNNNNNNNNNNNNNNNNNNNNNNNNNNNNNNNNNNNNNNNNNNNNNNNNNNNNNNNNNNNNNNNNNNNNNNNNNNNNNNNNNNNNNNNNNNNNNNNNNNNNNNNNNNNNNNNNNNNNNNNNNNNNNNNNNNNNNNNNNNNNNNNNNNNNNNNNNNNNNNNNNNNNNNNNNNNNNNNNNNNNNNNNNNNNNNNNNNNNNNNNNNNNNNNNNNNNNNNNNNNNNNNNNNNNNNNNNNNNNNNNNNNNNNNNCTagagggaataggaaggagagggaaagggaagggtggcgccgccccctcctccttgtcctattcggactccctatgaggggggcgtgcggccaccccccgcgggcttccctctctctctcttaggcccatgttggcccaacacttccccgggggggtctggtaacccctcggtacttcgGAAAAATACACGAATCACTCGAAACAATTTCGATGTCCGAATGTAaccgtccaatatatgaatctttacctctcgaccatttcgagactcctcgtcatgtctgcgatctcatccggcactccgaacaaatttagatcaccaaaacacataactcataatacaaatcgtcatcgaacgttaagcgtgcggaacctacgggttcgagaactatgtagacacgatcgagacacatcttcggtcaataaccaatagcggaacctggatgctcatattggttcctacatattctatgaatatctttatcggtcaaaccacataacaacatatgccattccctttgtcatcggtatgatgcttgcccgagattcgatcataggtatcatcatacctagttcaatctcgttaccgcaagtctctttactcgttccgtagtgcaccttcccgtaactaactcattagtcacatcgcttgcaaggcttatagtgatgtgcattaccgagagggcctagagatacctctccgatacacggagtgacaaatcctaatcttgatctatgcctactcaacaaacacctttggagacacctgtagagcatctttataattacccagttacgttctgacatttgatagcacacaaggtgttcctccgctattcgggagttgcacaatctcatagtcagaggaatatgtataagtcacgaagaaagcaatagcaataaactaaacgatcataatgctaagctaacggatgggtcttgtccatcacatcattctctaatgatgtgatcccattcattaaatgacaacacatgaccatggtcaggaaacttaaccatctttaattaacgagctagtcaagtagaggcatactagggacactctgtttgcctatgtattcacacatgtattaagtttccggttaatacaattctagcatgaataataaacatttatcatgatataagga
This window harbors:
- the LOC119353663 gene encoding H/ACA ribonucleoprotein complex subunit 4-like, with translation MSSTPPAVASPASEHTKSKKKKSKSKDASADPDPAAAAADTTSLADAEAKTDGYMIKPQALVPSLDTSTWPLLLKNYDRLNVRTGHYTPLPSGHSPLKRPLAEYLRYGVINLDKPSNPSSHEVVAWIKRLLRVEKTGHSGTLDPKVTGNLIVCVDRATRLVKSQQGAGKEYVCIARFHAAVPDTARVARALESLTGAVFQRPPLISAVKRQLRVRTIYESKLLEHDAERHLAVFWISCEAGTYVRTLCVHLGLLLGVGAHMQELRRVRSGILGEQDNMVTMHDVMDAMWALDNHKDESYIRRVVMPLEVILTSYKRLVVKDSAVNAICYGAKLMIPGLLRFENDIDVGEEVVLMTTKGEAIAIGIAEMPTAVMATCDHGAVAKIKRVVMDRDTYPRKWGLGPVALKKKKMIAEGLLDKHGKPTEKTPAEWLRNVVLPTGGDAMIASLAAAPEPEKVKVEQQDVVPSEEVKEKKRRKTDEDDVTASTPAKKMKVEEVTEAVEGEKSEKKKKKKKDKGEPGSAVSEAVKEEKSSLSDEENGTSEKKKKKKSKESGDDVAPESAEVEKSEKKKDKKKKSKEGGDDVATESEVEKSEKKKEKKKKKRDAEEAQ